Part of the ANME-2 cluster archaeon genome is shown below.
CTAACAAAATACCATTCACTCTTACCAATGCAACCATCTTGATCGACACCGCCCCGGTGCTGTATGCCATAGGTGCGAGATCTGTAGGTGAAGAGAATACACTTGCATTCACGCTCAGTGCATCTGATGCAGACGGCGACAGCCTGACATATTCAGCCACCAACCTGCCAGCCGGTGCGAGCTTAAACCCTGTATCAGGGGCAGTCTCATGGACTCCTGCAGATGGTGACGCAGGCACATATGTGGTCACCTTTGAAGTGACTGATGGCTACCTCAGCGACTCGGAAACCGTCACGATCACGGTAAATGATGTAAACAATGTGCCCGTCATCACAGCATTCGTACCTGCGGACGGTTCGGTATTCGGTGAAGGCGACAGCATCACTATAGACGTAACCGCATCCGACACAGATAACCAGGTGCTGAGCTATAGTATCAAGATCAATGGGGTAACTAAAAGCACTTCTTCAAGCTATGCCTGGGAAACCGATTACTTAAGCGCAGGTGCTCATACGATCGACATCACAGTAAGCGACGGGATAGACCAGGTCACAGAGACGCATATCATCAATATCAATGATGTGCATCCGCGCTGGGACGTAAATAAAGACGGGAAAGTAAATATTCTGGACATAACGTTAATTGGCCAGAAACAGGGTAGATCTTATATGGCACCTTACCCGCGGGAAGATGTAAACCAGGATAGTGTCGTAAATATTCAGGACCTGACAGTTGCGGGATATTATTTTGGTGAAACAGTGGCTTAAGGGTGCAGGAGAATATAGTTGGATCTTTCCAATATTGAGCAGGTAAATATTAGATGGGATTAACAGGATTTACAGGATGGTGCAAGCCACTTTCATATCCCGTCAATCCTGTTAATCCTGTCCATTAAATCAGGCAATACGATTCTATGTTTAAGAATATATCTTGAATAATGATGTTCCCAACACAATGATGAAGAGAATCATATAGTTGTGGTTCGGGGTGTGCTGGCATGTCTGTTAAAATATATAATATACGTAATTTTTAAAACCACGGAGAACAACTTCACCAGAAGTGAACATTTATAAAAGATGATGTTCAACTATTAACCAGTGATAATGATGTCAGAAACTGCCGCGAAAGTTAACATCGGCGAATTTTTAGCCCGTAAGATTGATAGAACAATTCAATCAAAATCCGTAAAGAGCAGAGAGGGTTTTGTCAAAAAGGCGATTCTGCATTATTTGGAAGATTTAAGTATCAATAATCTGAGATCTGATCTTTTCAAAGAAACGCTGGATACAAAAGAAATCATGCTGAATGCATGGAAAAAACCGATAGAAGCTGATGAGGCATTAGAAATCCTATCCACGCTTGGATATGGTAAAACAAAGGAATCCGTTGAAAAATCCATACAGATTACGGAAAATGAAGTAGAAAGCAAATATGCAAAAGCCTATAAAGAGTTACAGGAAACTGCATGATTGTAATAGATTCATGTGTCTACCCTTACCACACTTCATCCTTTGAGAAGGTCAAAAATCTTTTCCTCATCAAGGGCAGTTACTTCTCCACTCTCCATCTCATTGACTCTCAGGCAGATCTCTTTCATAAAATCAGGATCAGTGATTGCTTCCAGTCCGTCACGTTTATTTTCAATTTCAGCAATTAGACTGCACAATATAGTTCTATCAACAAAAACTAAATAATTCTCATCTTCCTCGGAGGCACTGTGAATTCGGTTTTTTATGTTTACCCTTTGGTCATTATCTTAAGATTTAATATGCAGTACTTAAGTAGTTTTCGAACTCCTCAAATTGCATTTTATCCCCTCATAACCCCCGCAACCCCCATAGCCGGAGCCCAGTTCGACCCGCTCTTTGACAGCTCGCTGGCAACCGTGACCAGCGTAACTGAAGGCAACCTCCTGAACCAGGACGGCGCCTTTACATTCTTCAGCAGCGGCACCATCAATAACGTCGCAGGGACGGTTACAAATGTCTATGGTTCGATCCTCGGCGAAACGACTACATCCTCGCAGGGTTCATTTGCAACTATCAGCATGACTGCAGGCAGCACTACAGGCGTTTTGGACCTTAACCTCAACAATGTAAAGATCAGTGACTCCAATAATGCCTATGCCCCCTACACCCTTACCAATGCAACCATCCTGATCGACACCCCCCCGGTGCTGGGTGCCATTGGTGCGAGATCTGTTGACGAACAAAATACGCTGGCTTTCACGCTCAGCGCATCTGATGCAGATGGCGACAGCCTGGCATATTCAGCCATCAACCTGCCAGACGGTGCGAGCTTAAGGCCTACGTCAGGCATCTTTTCATGGACACCGGCAGTTGGCCAGGGAGGCAATTATGTGGTCACCTTTGAAGTAACAGATGGATACATCAGCGACTCGGAAGCCGTCACGATCACGGTAAATGATGTAAACCATGTGCCCGTCATCACAGCATTCGGACCTGCGGACGGTTCGACATTTGGTGAAGGCAATAACATCGTAATAGACGTAACCGCATCCGATGCAGATGGCCAGGCATTGACCTACGACATCAAGATCAATGGAGTCACCAAA
Proteins encoded:
- a CDS encoding putative Ig domain-containing protein, producing MATVTSVTEGNLLNQDGASTLFNSGTINNAAGTVTNVYGSIIENASVSSQGSFATISMTAGSTTGILELNLTNVVFSDADSNKIPFTLTNATILIDTAPVLYAIGARSVGEENTLAFTLSASDADGDSLTYSATNLPAGASLNPVSGAVSWTPADGDAGTYVVTFEVTDGYLSDSETVTITVNDVNNVPVITAFVPADGSVFGEGDSITIDVTASDTDNQVLSYSIKINGVTKSTSSSYAWETDYLSAGAHTIDITVSDGIDQVTETHIININDVHPRWDVNKDGKVNILDITLIGQKQGRSYMAPYPREDVNQDSVVNIQDLTVAGYYFGETVA
- a CDS encoding putative Ig domain-containing protein; this translates as MQYLSSFRTPQIAFYPLITPATPIAGAQFDPLFDSSLATVTSVTEGNLLNQDGAFTFFSSGTINNVAGTVTNVYGSILGETTTSSQGSFATISMTAGSTTGVLDLNLNNVKISDSNNAYAPYTLTNATILIDTPPVLGAIGARSVDEQNTLAFTLSASDADGDSLAYSAINLPDGASLRPTSGIFSWTPAVGQGGNYVVTFEVTDGYISDSEAVTITVNDVNHVPVITAFGPADGSTFGEGNNIVIDVTASDADGQALTYDIKINGVTKSTVSSYIWTTDYLSAGAHTIDIIVSDGTDQVTEQHIVNINDVHPRWDVNNDWEVDILDITTIGQKYGTSIEAPYPRWDINQDGIVNVQDLTVTSYYFGETVV